A part of Populus alba chromosome 8, ASM523922v2, whole genome shotgun sequence genomic DNA contains:
- the LOC118042359 gene encoding protein ENHANCED DISEASE RESISTANCE 2 isoform X4 — protein MTNRLRRSLKINSLSSSRNWDEEPSAAKTNRLEWLNIDINENSTILEKTGRARGSKLIYEGWMVRCGRSKIGRSYIHMRYFTLEPGFLSYYKRRPQENGVPIKTLLIDGNCRVEDRGLKTHQGHMIFVLSVYNKKERNNAITLAAFNIQEALIWKEKIESVIDQLQHNTVSDKHASYNYGSGMDTGVTASSSENGSQFGEHEEEDDTHTNLFRRKTIGNEDRTPECDSELPNLTANNRAFSINHWRLLKCHNGLRIFEELTETDYLLRSCSQAMKAVGIVKATCEEIFELVMSMDATRFEWDSTFQHGSLVEEVDGHTAILYHRLQLDWFPKFVWPRDLCYIRYWRRNDDGSYVVLFRSREHENCGPQSGYVRAHVESGGFNISPLKPRNGRPRTQVQHLMQIDLKGWGVGYIPSFQQHCLLEMLNNIAGLREWCAQRDERDAHTRIPIMVNMTSGYVSPQKIVSSALMDEYSDEDEEFQITEEEEENNPTQHKNNSKRTVLEEHPVDQIDLSCFSGNLCRDDHDNAHDCWQISAGDNFRVRSKHFFHDRSKVPAGKHLMDLVAVDWFKDTKRMDHVARHRGSAAQVASDKGLFSVVFNLQVPGSTHYSMVFYFVTKELVPGSLLQRFVDGDDEFRNSRFKLLPSVLQGSWIMRQSVGSTPCLLGKAVECNYIRGPKYLEVDVDIGSSAVASGVLWLVMGTIPTLVVDMAFLVQANTKEELPEQLIGAVRVSHIELSSAMVPRLHPDSS, from the exons ATGACTAACAGATTGAGAAGATCCCTTAAGATCAATTCCCTTTCGTCAAGCAGAAACTGGGATG AAGAACCATCCGCCGCCAAAACCAACCGCCTGGAGTGGCTCAACATCGACATTAATG AGAATTCTACTATTTTAGAGAAGACTGGGAGGGCAAGAGGGTCAAAATTGATATACGAAGGGTGGATGGTAAGGTGCGGAAGGAGTAAGATCGGGCGTTCATATATTCACATGAGGTACTTCACCCTGGAGCCCGGTTTCCTTTCTTATTACAAGAGGAGACCGCAAGAAAATGGg GTTCCAATCAAGACCCTTTTGATTGATGGCAATTGTAGGGTAGAGGATAGAGGTTTGAAGACTCATCAAGGACAT ATGATTTTCGTCCTATCTGTTTacaacaagaaagaaaggaatAATGCAATAACA TTGGCGGCATTTAACATCCAGGAAGCACTGATCTGGaaggaaaaaattgaatctGTAATTGATCAG TTGCAGCATAACACTGTTAGTGACAAACATGCCTCATACAACTATGGATCTGGCATGGATACTGGGGTGACTGCTAGTTCATCAGAAAATGGAAGCCA GTTTGGTGAACATGAGGAAGAAGACGACACTCATACAAATTTGTTCCGGAGAAAAACAATTGGAAATG AGGACCGGACACCAGAATGTGACTCAGAATTGCCAAACCTGACCGCTAACAACCGAGCATTCTCTATAAATCATTGGCGTCTTCTAAAATGCCACAATG GACTCCGCATTTTTGAAGAGCTTACTGAAACTGATTACCTT CTGAGGAGCTGCAGTCAAGCAATGAAGGCTGTAGGTATTGTTAAGGCTACATGTGAAGAAATATTTGAACTTGTAATGAGCATGGATGCAACACGATTTga GTGGGATTCCACTTTCCAGCATGGTTCTTTAGTTGAAGAGGTAGATGGGCACACAGCAATACTTTATCATCGTCTTCAGCTGGACTGGTTTCCAAA GTTTGTGTGGCCCCGTGACCTTTGCTATATAAGGTATTGGCGGCGAAATGATGATGGAAGCTATG TTGTGTTATTTCGTTCTAGAGAGCATGAAAACTGTGGTCCACAATCAGGTTATGTGCGTGCTCATGTTGAGA GTGGAGGTTTCAATATTTCCCCTTTGAAACCTCGTAATGGGAGACCTAGAACACAGGTGCAGCATCTTATGCAGATTGATCTAAAGGGATGGGGTGTGGGTTACATTCCATCATTTCAGCAGCATTGTCTTCttgagatgttaaataatatcgCTG GACTACGTGAATGGTGTGCCCAAAGAGATGAAAGAGATGCCCATACAAGAATCCCAATCATGGTCAATATGACCTCAGGTTATGTTTCACCCCAAAAAATTGTAAGTTCTGCACTGATGGATGAATACTCCGATGAGGatgaagaatttcaaataactgaggaagaagaagag AATAACCCAACTCAGCATAAGAACAATTCAAAGAGAACAG TCTTGGAGGAACATCCAGTGGATCAAATTGATTTATCCTGTTTTTCTGGTAACTTATGTCGTGATGATCATGACAATGCCCATGACTGCTGGCAAATATCTGCTGGAGACAACTTCAGAGTTCGCAGCAAGCATTTTTTTCATGACAGATCAAAG GTCCCTGCAGGAAAACATTTGATGGATCTTGTTGCTGTGGATTGGTTCAAGGATACGAAAAGAATGGACCATGTTGCCAGGCATCGAGGTTCTGCAGCACAA GTTGCTTCTGATAAAGGGCTTTTCTCTGTGGTTTTTAATCTGCAA GTACCTGGTTCAACACACTACAGCATGGTATTTTACTTTGTGACGAAGGAATTAGTACCTGGATCTCTCTTGCAACGATTtgttgatggtgatgatgaattCCGAAACAGTAGGTTTAAGCTTCTTCCATCAGTTCTACAG GGTTCATGGATTATGCGCCAAAGTGTAGGAAGCACTCCATGTTTATTGGGAAAAGCAGTTGAGTGCAACTACATCCGTGGTCCCAAGTACCTTGAA GTCGATGTTGATATTGGTTCTTCTGCTGTTGCTTCTGGAGTTCTGTGGCTTGTAATGGGCACAATTCCAACATTGGTGGTTGACATGGCTTTCCTAGTACAG GCAAATACTAAAGAAGAATTGCCAGAGCAGTTGATTGGTGCTGTCCGTGTTTCTCACATTGAGCTTTCATCAGCTATGGTTCCCAGATTGCATCCAGATTCTTCATGA
- the LOC118042359 gene encoding protein ENHANCED DISEASE RESISTANCE 2 isoform X5: MTNRLRRSLKINSLSSSRNWDEEPSAAKTNRLEWLNIDINENSTILEKTGRARGSKLIYEGWMVRCGRSKIGRSYIHMRYFTLEPGFLSYYKRRPQENGMIFVLSVYNKKERNNAITLAAFNIQEALIWKEKIESVIDQLQHNTVSDKHASYNYGSGMDTGVTASSSENGSQFGEHEEEDDTHTNLFRRKTIGNVSPDSVEDRTPECDSELPNLTANNRAFSINHWRLLKCHNGLRIFEELTETDYLLRSCSQAMKAVGIVKATCEEIFELVMSMDATRFEWDSTFQHGSLVEEVDGHTAILYHRLQLDWFPKFVWPRDLCYIRYWRRNDDGSYVVLFRSREHENCGPQSGYVRAHVESGGFNISPLKPRNGRPRTQVQHLMQIDLKGWGVGYIPSFQQHCLLEMLNNIAGLREWCAQRDERDAHTRIPIMVNMTSGYVSPQKIVSSALMDEYSDEDEEFQITEEEEENNPTQHKNNSKRTVLEEHPVDQIDLSCFSGNLCRDDHDNAHDCWQISAGDNFRVRSKHFFHDRSKVPAGKHLMDLVAVDWFKDTKRMDHVARHRGSAAQVASDKGLFSVVFNLQVPGSTHYSMVFYFVTKELVPGSLLQRFVDGDDEFRNSRFKLLPSVLQGSWIMRQSVGSTPCLLGKAVECNYIRGPKYLEVDVDIGSSAVASGVLWLVMGTIPTLVVDMAFLVQANTKEELPEQLIGAVRVSHIELSSAMVPRLHPDSS; encoded by the exons ATGACTAACAGATTGAGAAGATCCCTTAAGATCAATTCCCTTTCGTCAAGCAGAAACTGGGATG AAGAACCATCCGCCGCCAAAACCAACCGCCTGGAGTGGCTCAACATCGACATTAATG AGAATTCTACTATTTTAGAGAAGACTGGGAGGGCAAGAGGGTCAAAATTGATATACGAAGGGTGGATGGTAAGGTGCGGAAGGAGTAAGATCGGGCGTTCATATATTCACATGAGGTACTTCACCCTGGAGCCCGGTTTCCTTTCTTATTACAAGAGGAGACCGCAAGAAAATGGg ATGATTTTCGTCCTATCTGTTTacaacaagaaagaaaggaatAATGCAATAACA TTGGCGGCATTTAACATCCAGGAAGCACTGATCTGGaaggaaaaaattgaatctGTAATTGATCAG TTGCAGCATAACACTGTTAGTGACAAACATGCCTCATACAACTATGGATCTGGCATGGATACTGGGGTGACTGCTAGTTCATCAGAAAATGGAAGCCA GTTTGGTGAACATGAGGAAGAAGACGACACTCATACAAATTTGTTCCGGAGAAAAACAATTGGAAATG TTTCTCCTGATTCAGTAGAGGACCGGACACCAGAATGTGACTCAGAATTGCCAAACCTGACCGCTAACAACCGAGCATTCTCTATAAATCATTGGCGTCTTCTAAAATGCCACAATG GACTCCGCATTTTTGAAGAGCTTACTGAAACTGATTACCTT CTGAGGAGCTGCAGTCAAGCAATGAAGGCTGTAGGTATTGTTAAGGCTACATGTGAAGAAATATTTGAACTTGTAATGAGCATGGATGCAACACGATTTga GTGGGATTCCACTTTCCAGCATGGTTCTTTAGTTGAAGAGGTAGATGGGCACACAGCAATACTTTATCATCGTCTTCAGCTGGACTGGTTTCCAAA GTTTGTGTGGCCCCGTGACCTTTGCTATATAAGGTATTGGCGGCGAAATGATGATGGAAGCTATG TTGTGTTATTTCGTTCTAGAGAGCATGAAAACTGTGGTCCACAATCAGGTTATGTGCGTGCTCATGTTGAGA GTGGAGGTTTCAATATTTCCCCTTTGAAACCTCGTAATGGGAGACCTAGAACACAGGTGCAGCATCTTATGCAGATTGATCTAAAGGGATGGGGTGTGGGTTACATTCCATCATTTCAGCAGCATTGTCTTCttgagatgttaaataatatcgCTG GACTACGTGAATGGTGTGCCCAAAGAGATGAAAGAGATGCCCATACAAGAATCCCAATCATGGTCAATATGACCTCAGGTTATGTTTCACCCCAAAAAATTGTAAGTTCTGCACTGATGGATGAATACTCCGATGAGGatgaagaatttcaaataactgaggaagaagaagag AATAACCCAACTCAGCATAAGAACAATTCAAAGAGAACAG TCTTGGAGGAACATCCAGTGGATCAAATTGATTTATCCTGTTTTTCTGGTAACTTATGTCGTGATGATCATGACAATGCCCATGACTGCTGGCAAATATCTGCTGGAGACAACTTCAGAGTTCGCAGCAAGCATTTTTTTCATGACAGATCAAAG GTCCCTGCAGGAAAACATTTGATGGATCTTGTTGCTGTGGATTGGTTCAAGGATACGAAAAGAATGGACCATGTTGCCAGGCATCGAGGTTCTGCAGCACAA GTTGCTTCTGATAAAGGGCTTTTCTCTGTGGTTTTTAATCTGCAA GTACCTGGTTCAACACACTACAGCATGGTATTTTACTTTGTGACGAAGGAATTAGTACCTGGATCTCTCTTGCAACGATTtgttgatggtgatgatgaattCCGAAACAGTAGGTTTAAGCTTCTTCCATCAGTTCTACAG GGTTCATGGATTATGCGCCAAAGTGTAGGAAGCACTCCATGTTTATTGGGAAAAGCAGTTGAGTGCAACTACATCCGTGGTCCCAAGTACCTTGAA GTCGATGTTGATATTGGTTCTTCTGCTGTTGCTTCTGGAGTTCTGTGGCTTGTAATGGGCACAATTCCAACATTGGTGGTTGACATGGCTTTCCTAGTACAG GCAAATACTAAAGAAGAATTGCCAGAGCAGTTGATTGGTGCTGTCCGTGTTTCTCACATTGAGCTTTCATCAGCTATGGTTCCCAGATTGCATCCAGATTCTTCATGA
- the LOC118042359 gene encoding protein ENHANCED DISEASE RESISTANCE 2 isoform X6 translates to MKNHPPPKPTAWSGSTSTLMMIFVLSVYNKKERNNAITLAAFNIQEALIWKEKIESVIDQLQHNTVSDKHASYNYGSGMDTGVTASSSENGSQFGEHEEEDDTHTNLFRRKTIGNVSPDSVEDRTPECDSELPNLTANNRAFSINHWRLLKCHNGLRIFEELTETDYLLRSCSQAMKAVGIVKATCEEIFELVMSMDATRFEWDSTFQHGSLVEEVDGHTAILYHRLQLDWFPKFVWPRDLCYIRYWRRNDDGSYVVLFRSREHENCGPQSGYVRAHVESGGFNISPLKPRNGRPRTQVQHLMQIDLKGWGVGYIPSFQQHCLLEMLNNIAGLREWCAQRDERDAHTRIPIMVNMTSGYVSPQKIVSSALMDEYSDEDEEFQITEEEEENNPTQHKNNSKRTVLEEHPVDQIDLSCFSGNLCRDDHDNAHDCWQISAGDNFRVRSKHFFHDRSKVPAGKHLMDLVAVDWFKDTKRMDHVARHRGSAAQVASDKGLFSVVFNLQVPGSTHYSMVFYFVTKELVPGSLLQRFVDGDDEFRNSRFKLLPSVLQGSWIMRQSVGSTPCLLGKAVECNYIRGPKYLEVDVDIGSSAVASGVLWLVMGTIPTLVVDMAFLVQANTKEELPEQLIGAVRVSHIELSSAMVPRLHPDSS, encoded by the exons ATG AAGAACCATCCGCCGCCAAAACCAACCGCCTGGAGTGGCTCAACATCGACATTAATG ATGATTTTCGTCCTATCTGTTTacaacaagaaagaaaggaatAATGCAATAACA TTGGCGGCATTTAACATCCAGGAAGCACTGATCTGGaaggaaaaaattgaatctGTAATTGATCAG TTGCAGCATAACACTGTTAGTGACAAACATGCCTCATACAACTATGGATCTGGCATGGATACTGGGGTGACTGCTAGTTCATCAGAAAATGGAAGCCA GTTTGGTGAACATGAGGAAGAAGACGACACTCATACAAATTTGTTCCGGAGAAAAACAATTGGAAATG TTTCTCCTGATTCAGTAGAGGACCGGACACCAGAATGTGACTCAGAATTGCCAAACCTGACCGCTAACAACCGAGCATTCTCTATAAATCATTGGCGTCTTCTAAAATGCCACAATG GACTCCGCATTTTTGAAGAGCTTACTGAAACTGATTACCTT CTGAGGAGCTGCAGTCAAGCAATGAAGGCTGTAGGTATTGTTAAGGCTACATGTGAAGAAATATTTGAACTTGTAATGAGCATGGATGCAACACGATTTga GTGGGATTCCACTTTCCAGCATGGTTCTTTAGTTGAAGAGGTAGATGGGCACACAGCAATACTTTATCATCGTCTTCAGCTGGACTGGTTTCCAAA GTTTGTGTGGCCCCGTGACCTTTGCTATATAAGGTATTGGCGGCGAAATGATGATGGAAGCTATG TTGTGTTATTTCGTTCTAGAGAGCATGAAAACTGTGGTCCACAATCAGGTTATGTGCGTGCTCATGTTGAGA GTGGAGGTTTCAATATTTCCCCTTTGAAACCTCGTAATGGGAGACCTAGAACACAGGTGCAGCATCTTATGCAGATTGATCTAAAGGGATGGGGTGTGGGTTACATTCCATCATTTCAGCAGCATTGTCTTCttgagatgttaaataatatcgCTG GACTACGTGAATGGTGTGCCCAAAGAGATGAAAGAGATGCCCATACAAGAATCCCAATCATGGTCAATATGACCTCAGGTTATGTTTCACCCCAAAAAATTGTAAGTTCTGCACTGATGGATGAATACTCCGATGAGGatgaagaatttcaaataactgaggaagaagaagag AATAACCCAACTCAGCATAAGAACAATTCAAAGAGAACAG TCTTGGAGGAACATCCAGTGGATCAAATTGATTTATCCTGTTTTTCTGGTAACTTATGTCGTGATGATCATGACAATGCCCATGACTGCTGGCAAATATCTGCTGGAGACAACTTCAGAGTTCGCAGCAAGCATTTTTTTCATGACAGATCAAAG GTCCCTGCAGGAAAACATTTGATGGATCTTGTTGCTGTGGATTGGTTCAAGGATACGAAAAGAATGGACCATGTTGCCAGGCATCGAGGTTCTGCAGCACAA GTTGCTTCTGATAAAGGGCTTTTCTCTGTGGTTTTTAATCTGCAA GTACCTGGTTCAACACACTACAGCATGGTATTTTACTTTGTGACGAAGGAATTAGTACCTGGATCTCTCTTGCAACGATTtgttgatggtgatgatgaattCCGAAACAGTAGGTTTAAGCTTCTTCCATCAGTTCTACAG GGTTCATGGATTATGCGCCAAAGTGTAGGAAGCACTCCATGTTTATTGGGAAAAGCAGTTGAGTGCAACTACATCCGTGGTCCCAAGTACCTTGAA GTCGATGTTGATATTGGTTCTTCTGCTGTTGCTTCTGGAGTTCTGTGGCTTGTAATGGGCACAATTCCAACATTGGTGGTTGACATGGCTTTCCTAGTACAG GCAAATACTAAAGAAGAATTGCCAGAGCAGTTGATTGGTGCTGTCCGTGTTTCTCACATTGAGCTTTCATCAGCTATGGTTCCCAGATTGCATCCAGATTCTTCATGA